In one window of Massilibacterium senegalense DNA:
- a CDS encoding MFS transporter produces the protein MSQFSKQEKSWMLYDWANSAYSLIITTTVFPLYYKSVATNAGVSLANSTAYLGYTIAIATFILAMLGPILGAMADYEGMKKKFFLFFFTMGTVATASLAFVSNDHWIGLLMIYTITAVGFHGANIFYDAFLVDVTSKGRRNLVSSRGFGFGYIGSTIPFMISIALIITSQKEWIPLATSTATRLAFVITAIWWFVFTIPMMKHVTQVYGMKWKSRIVSSGFHRLGHTLRDIRKYRAVFLFLLAYFFYIDGVGTIISMSTAYGTDLGISATSLLLILFVTQVVAAPFAILYGKLAQKFTGKKMLYVGIFMYIIVCIYAFFMETAVDFWILAMLVATSQGGIQSLSRSYFANIIPKEKANEFFGFYNIFGKFAAIMGPLLVAFTTQLTGNSAYGVFSLVLLFMVGMMVLVFVPKPEKSCC, from the coding sequence ATGAGCCAATTTAGTAAGCAAGAGAAAAGTTGGATGTTGTATGACTGGGCGAATTCTGCCTATTCGTTAATTATTACGACTACTGTGTTTCCGCTTTATTATAAGTCAGTGGCGACAAATGCGGGAGTGAGTTTGGCGAATTCTACTGCCTATTTAGGGTATACAATTGCGATTGCAACGTTTATTTTAGCGATGCTTGGTCCGATTTTAGGGGCGATGGCGGATTATGAAGGGATGAAAAAGAAGTTCTTTCTTTTCTTCTTCACGATGGGAACAGTTGCGACGGCGTCATTAGCTTTTGTTTCGAACGATCATTGGATAGGGCTATTGATGATTTATACGATTACAGCTGTCGGCTTTCACGGAGCGAATATTTTTTATGATGCTTTTTTAGTCGATGTGACGAGTAAAGGTCGGAGGAATCTCGTTTCTTCTCGTGGGTTTGGCTTTGGTTATATTGGGAGTACGATTCCGTTTATGATTAGTATTGCGCTTATTATTACATCGCAAAAGGAATGGATTCCACTTGCTACATCTACAGCAACGCGTCTTGCGTTTGTTATTACGGCTATTTGGTGGTTTGTGTTTACGATTCCGATGATGAAGCATGTGACGCAAGTGTACGGGATGAAGTGGAAATCTCGGATTGTATCGAGTGGGTTTCATCGTCTCGGGCATACGTTGCGGGATATTCGGAAATACCGGGCTGTTTTTTTGTTTTTGCTTGCGTACTTTTTCTATATTGACGGTGTCGGGACGATTATTTCGATGTCAACAGCATATGGAACGGATTTAGGGATTAGTGCTACGAGTTTATTACTTATTTTATTTGTGACCCAAGTAGTAGCAGCGCCTTTTGCAATTTTGTACGGGAAATTGGCACAAAAATTTACGGGAAAAAAGATGTTGTATGTCGGTATTTTTATGTATATCATCGTTTGTATATATGCCTTTTTTATGGAAACGGCTGTTGATTTTTGGATTTTAGCGATGCTCGTTGCTACATCGCAAGGAGGCATTCAATCGTTAAGCAGATCGTATTTTGCGAATATTATTCCGAAAGAAAAAGCGAATGAATTTTTCGGTTTTTATAATATTTTTGGGAAATTTGCTGCCATTATGGGACCGCTTCTTGTTGCGTTCACGACACAACTAACAGGGAACTCAGCGTACGGTGTGTTTAGTCTTGTTTTATTATTTATGGTCGGGATGATGGTGTTAGTATTTGTACCTAAACCAGAAAAAAGTTGCTGTTAG
- a CDS encoding MerR family transcriptional regulator, producing MNMKVKEVAELVGVSIRTLHHYDQIELLTPKEITDSGYRLYSEENLETLQQILFFRELGFTLKEIKKIINSPSFNRQEALILQRKMLIEKRNKVDKMIKTIDKTIKHMAGEIQMTNEERFEGINIGFNQFEEEARRRWGNQSIDEINAKLNGMSKDEQNDLSDRWDMIFNKLACLRDQSPESQEVQASIKEWYDFLNENFSKYSLDAFYGLGQLYINDERFTKNIDQYDEGLAKLMSEAMKVFTNNQIRGGSNENNN from the coding sequence ATGAATATGAAGGTAAAAGAAGTGGCAGAATTGGTTGGTGTTAGTATTCGTACACTTCATCATTATGACCAGATTGAATTGTTGACCCCAAAAGAAATCACTGATTCTGGTTATCGACTCTATTCAGAAGAAAACCTTGAAACATTACAACAAATATTATTTTTCAGGGAACTTGGATTTACCTTAAAGGAAATTAAAAAGATTATTAACAGCCCTTCATTTAACCGACAAGAAGCATTGATTTTACAACGAAAAATGTTAATTGAGAAACGAAATAAAGTCGATAAAATGATTAAAACCATTGATAAGACGATTAAACATATGGCGGGAGAAATACAAATGACGAATGAAGAGAGGTTTGAGGGAATTAACATAGGATTCAACCAATTTGAAGAAGAGGCTCGTCGCCGTTGGGGAAATCAATCTATCGATGAGATAAACGCAAAACTAAATGGAATGTCCAAAGATGAACAAAATGATTTATCTGATAGATGGGATATGATCTTTAATAAACTTGCATGCCTTCGTGATCAATCCCCCGAATCTCAAGAGGTACAAGCATCAATTAAAGAATGGTATGACTTTTTAAATGAAAACTTTAGTAAGTACTCTCTTGATGCCTTTTATGGATTAGGTCAACTTTATATTAATGATGAACGCTTCACAAAAAATATAGATCAGTATGATGAGGGTTTAGCAAAACTCATGAGTGAGGCGATGAAGGTCTTTACGAATAATCAAATAAGAGGTGGTAGCAATGAAAATAATAATTGA
- a CDS encoding ATP-binding cassette domain-containing protein gives MIKLNHINKSFGGRPILSNFSLEIKKNEFVSIVGSSGAGKTTVLNLIGYLDKPDSGDVEVAGYVNPNKKEIMYLRRYILGYIFQNYVLMDNETVYKNLLISKPYNNNFSDERLIDALKAVGLDDVFLNKKVYQLSGGEQQRVAFARVMLKPCEIILADEPTGNLDGKNKELILSLFRKLQSLGKTIVCVTHDKEIAKNSDRVIHITRRD, from the coding sequence ATGATAAAACTTAATCATATAAATAAAAGTTTTGGTGGAAGACCAATATTATCAAACTTCTCTTTAGAGATTAAAAAGAATGAATTTGTATCTATTGTGGGTTCCAGTGGGGCTGGTAAAACAACCGTTTTAAATCTTATTGGGTATTTGGATAAACCAGATAGTGGAGATGTAGAAGTGGCTGGTTATGTAAACCCTAATAAAAAAGAAATAATGTATTTAAGAAGATATATTTTAGGCTATATATTTCAAAATTATGTTTTAATGGATAACGAAACCGTTTATAAAAATTTATTGATCTCCAAACCATACAATAATAACTTTAGTGATGAAAGGTTAATAGACGCTTTAAAAGCAGTTGGCTTGGATGATGTGTTTTTAAATAAAAAAGTTTACCAGTTAAGTGGGGGCGAACAACAAAGAGTAGCTTTTGCTAGGGTTATGTTAAAACCTTGTGAGATTATTTTAGCCGATGAACCAACAGGAAACTTAGATGGTAAAAATAAGGAGTTAATTTTATCCTTATTTCGGAAATTGCAAAGTCTAGGTAAAACAATTGTCTGTGTAACCCATGATAAAGAAATTGCAAAAAATTCAGATAGAGTTATTCATATAACCAGGAGGGATTAA
- a CDS encoding CPBP family intramembrane glutamic endopeptidase has translation MSKRAGCPSSCKTAFTSSSVYSSGNISSIFFAGFFYALLMLKTNSIFPAIIFHFVINIGMVFSGLIF, from the coding sequence CTGTCTAAGAGGGCGGGATGTCCTAGCTCTTGTAAAACAGCTTTCACATCTTCCTCCGTATACTCATCGGGTAACATCTCTTCCATTTTTTTTGCGGGATTCTTTTATGCGCTTCTTATGTTAAAAACGAATAGTATTTTTCCTGCTATTATTTTTCATTTTGTAATCAACATTGGGATGGTATTCAGCGGTTTAATATTTTGA
- a CDS encoding helix-turn-helix domain-containing protein yields the protein MTFGEKLFKLRKERGLSQEALAEKLHTSRQAISKWENGQGYPELEKLLMLGNIFGVSMDYLLKDSAEPSNDKEAGYYVSKEMAEGYVLSAHKVSKYMALGYFLVALSTIPYFIFNQDPAIYIIPTIILATFGIGMFVSVSFIEENRYKILKEESLIFDEKYLNEFSTRYENMKKKYGVINLIGMCLFVAGLLAFGIDRKYITSEFLVPYYPVCIGMIAIGLYIITRISIVFNAYKLLAKNEEYTNSFGYKFRRKIRKKVDNF from the coding sequence GTGACATTTGGTGAAAAGCTTTTTAAATTGAGAAAAGAAAGAGGGCTTTCCCAAGAGGCTTTAGCAGAAAAATTGCACACATCAAGACAGGCCATAAGCAAATGGGAGAATGGTCAAGGGTATCCTGAGTTGGAAAAACTTTTGATGCTCGGAAATATATTCGGGGTCTCTATGGACTATTTGTTAAAGGATTCTGCCGAGCCTAGCAATGATAAAGAGGCAGGATATTATGTAAGTAAAGAAATGGCAGAGGGGTATGTATTGTCTGCTCATAAGGTTTCTAAGTATATGGCATTAGGATATTTTTTAGTTGCTTTATCTACCATTCCTTACTTTATCTTTAATCAAGATCCAGCAATTTATATCATTCCCACCATCATTTTAGCTACATTTGGAATAGGGATGTTTGTTTCTGTTTCGTTTATAGAAGAAAATCGATATAAAATACTAAAGGAAGAGTCTTTAATTTTTGATGAAAAATACCTCAATGAGTTCTCCACAAGATACGAAAATATGAAAAAAAAATATGGTGTTATTAATCTCATAGGCATGTGCTTATTTGTTGCAGGACTCTTAGCCTTTGGGATAGATAGAAAGTATATTACTTCGGAATTTTTAGTACCTTATTACCCTGTCTGTATAGGAATGATTGCAATTGGCCTGTACATTATTACACGAATTTCAATCGTATTTAATGCATATAAACTTTTGGCAAAAAATGAGGAGTACACCAATAGTTTTGGTTATAAATTTCGAAGGAAGATAAGAAAAAAGGTTGATAATTTTTAA
- a CDS encoding bacteriocin-like WGxF protein (Built to rescue LMOF2365_14255 during structural annotation change regression.) — translation MRIVGLTLINCLLILLTVLIHKVIYRMMLLNYENLFMYWGVFVSVFFVLNLLVNIVFSRKNIY, via the coding sequence ATGAGAATCGTGGGATTAACATTAATAAATTGTTTATTAATTCTTTTAACAGTGCTAATACATAAGGTTATATACCGGATGATGCTTTTAAACTATGAAAATTTATTTATGTATTGGGGAGTATTTGTTTCTGTTTTTTTCGTATTAAATTTACTTGTAAATATAGTATTTTCAAGAAAAAACATTTATTAA
- a CDS encoding DUF2268 domain-containing protein: MKIIIEDTIEQYEKLFSMEEDKENFYRYSMMKPFEKMWNMINVPLKAKQPNGYDVIMATNMLGYLNVSDTQTGRQALESLKEIQALQTANSTLNHCFDFIEKNNININADELRFGMYIADPKKLELQKGYCGFGGIPGFIQVSIYPNSHNIPRIPAVIAHEFHHNIRFSYFDWDHGDVTVGDYLIIEGLAESFAKELYGEDLLGPWVTSFDKKDLEYSKEVIKDALDIKGFAEVSSYMFGDTIAKEQGYQPVGLSSPFAGYAVGYQAVQAFMETNNVGIEEATLLGTDEILSNCVLFSK, encoded by the coding sequence ATGAAAATAATAATTGAGGATACAATTGAACAATACGAAAAATTGTTTTCGATGGAAGAAGATAAAGAAAATTTTTATCGGTACTCAATGATGAAGCCCTTTGAAAAGATGTGGAATATGATTAATGTTCCATTAAAGGCAAAGCAACCTAATGGGTATGATGTAATAATGGCTACAAATATGCTTGGCTATCTTAATGTATCAGATACTCAAACTGGAAGACAAGCATTAGAAAGTTTAAAAGAAATTCAGGCTCTTCAAACAGCAAATAGCACCTTGAATCATTGTTTTGATTTTATTGAAAAAAATAATATAAATATTAATGCTGATGAATTGAGATTTGGTATGTATATAGCTGACCCAAAGAAGCTCGAATTACAAAAAGGTTATTGTGGTTTTGGAGGAATTCCAGGGTTTATTCAAGTATCTATATATCCAAACTCCCATAATATCCCAAGGATTCCTGCTGTAATTGCACATGAATTCCATCATAATATCCGTTTTTCATACTTTGATTGGGATCATGGAGACGTTACTGTTGGTGATTACTTAATTATAGAGGGTTTAGCTGAGTCATTTGCAAAAGAACTTTATGGAGAAGATCTTTTAGGACCTTGGGTTACTTCTTTTGATAAAAAGGACTTAGAATATTCAAAAGAAGTTATAAAGGATGCTTTAGATATTAAAGGATTTGCTGAGGTCAGCAGTTATATGTTTGGTGATACCATTGCAAAGGAACAAGGCTATCAACCTGTTGGCTTATCATCACCATTTGCAGGTTATGCAGTAGGCTACCAAGCAGTACAGGCTTTCATGGAAACCAATAACGTGGGGATAGAAGAAGCTACCTTACTTGGCACAGATGAAATACTAAGCAATTGTGTACTGTTTTCTAAATAA
- a CDS encoding ISL3 family transposase has protein sequence MTTNMLNLPSFKILDMKESEYDYRFLVETILPLPSYCPKCGTVANLYNHGKKEQLFFDLPMHAKRVGIFVKRQRSKCNECGVTFFENLPDIDEGCSVTVRLVNWIQEASLEKTFTSVAKEIGVDEKTVRNIFNDYVDELEAQTDFRTPKWLGIDEVHLLKNYRYVITDVENKSVIDILQKRNKDNVIGYLSKLQDIDKIELVAMDMWNPYKSAVKTVIPHAKIVIDKVHVVKLANEALEKIRKANRQNVTSKERRQLMRDRYELLTRSKDLTDFDDQIKLQVWTQKFPLLGQAYELKEQFFDIYETKSIDDAYKLYQNWGSNVPKELMTYFEDLIKAMNNWGEEIFNYFNSLITNAYTESLNRLIKTMNHVVVVTLLKPLEQRFCLLKAIVKLKRKRNSKKLKLLLEKCYLINSQVGHRLVMNGCMKKFMVLIFPHCLRLWKRILFNPLSTLFSDYPKKISITFNSIVLYFPFFSSSSKGTKS, from the coding sequence ATGACAACTAATATGCTCAATCTGCCAAGTTTTAAGATTCTTGATATGAAGGAGAGTGAATATGATTATAGGTTCTTAGTTGAGACTATATTGCCACTTCCTTCTTATTGCCCAAAATGTGGTACGGTTGCTAATCTATATAATCATGGTAAAAAGGAACAATTATTCTTTGATTTGCCGATGCATGCTAAACGAGTTGGCATCTTTGTTAAAAGACAACGTTCCAAATGTAATGAGTGTGGGGTTACATTCTTTGAAAATCTTCCAGATATAGATGAAGGGTGTTCTGTTACTGTTAGGCTAGTTAATTGGATTCAAGAAGCAAGCCTTGAAAAAACGTTTACCAGTGTTGCAAAAGAGATTGGCGTTGACGAAAAGACTGTACGAAACATCTTTAATGACTACGTTGATGAGCTTGAAGCTCAAACTGATTTTAGAACTCCTAAATGGCTTGGTATTGATGAAGTCCATTTACTTAAAAACTATCGTTATGTCATCACAGATGTTGAAAACAAGTCAGTAATTGACATCTTACAAAAACGTAATAAAGATAATGTTATCGGTTATCTTTCAAAGCTCCAAGACATTGATAAAATTGAACTTGTAGCAATGGATATGTGGAATCCTTATAAAAGTGCTGTTAAAACAGTGATACCACATGCCAAAATCGTAATTGACAAAGTCCATGTCGTTAAATTAGCCAATGAAGCCTTAGAGAAAATTCGAAAAGCTAACCGTCAAAATGTTACATCTAAAGAACGTAGACAACTTATGAGAGATCGTTATGAGCTTCTTACAAGGAGTAAAGACTTAACAGACTTTGATGACCAGATAAAGCTACAAGTATGGACTCAAAAATTTCCATTACTTGGACAGGCTTATGAACTCAAAGAGCAATTCTTTGACATCTATGAAACTAAATCAATCGACGATGCCTATAAACTCTATCAAAATTGGGGTTCAAATGTACCTAAGGAATTAATGACTTATTTTGAAGATCTGATCAAGGCTATGAATAATTGGGGAGAAGAAATATTCAACTATTTCAATTCTCTCATTACAAATGCTTATACAGAGTCCCTGAATCGTTTGATTAAGACAATGAACCATGTTGTCGTGGTTACTCTTTTGAAGCCCTTAGAGCAAAGATTTTGTTTACTCAAGGCTATCGTAAAGTTAAAAAGAAAAAGAAATTCAAAGAAGTTGAAGTTACTTTTGGAAAAATGTTACCTGATCAATTCCCAAGTTGGTCACAGACTGGTTATGAATGGGTGCATGAAGAAATTTATGGTGCTGATTTTTCCACACTGTCTAAGGCTATGGAAGAGGATACTTTTTAACCCTCTTTCCACACTATTTTCCGATTACCCGAAAAAAATAAGCATAACTTTCAACTCCATAGTTCTTTATTTTCCCTTCTTTTCTAGCTCTTCTAAAGGAACGAAATCATGA
- a CDS encoding ABC transporter ATP-binding protein, which produces MDKILEVESVNKTYANSQFELKDITFSIPYGSIVGFIGENGAGKTSTMSAILGILKKNSGSIKIFNQEMNDSNKKLKEQIGVVFDQMNFSSNLNVIQLSNMLSCIYQQWDKEKYFHYIEVFSLPKEKNIGKFSRGMSMKLSIAVALSHNTKLLILDEATAGLDPKARNEMLDVFLDFVKDGDRSILLSSHITSDIEKIADYLIFIKNGKIILQTSKKELLGNYAIVECKPTELKQIDSRVMVLYKNNADMLEVLVSDKHTLPASFQIKENPLDEITLFLMKGDCHEGAHS; this is translated from the coding sequence ATGGATAAAATTTTAGAAGTTGAAAGTGTGAATAAAACTTATGCAAATTCGCAATTTGAGCTAAAAGACATCACATTTTCCATACCTTATGGTTCAATTGTCGGCTTTATTGGTGAGAATGGTGCTGGGAAAACATCAACAATGAGTGCAATATTAGGTATATTGAAAAAGAATAGTGGTTCCATAAAAATTTTTAATCAAGAGATGAATGATTCAAATAAAAAATTAAAAGAACAGATTGGTGTTGTTTTTGATCAGATGAATTTTTCTAGTAATCTAAATGTGATTCAACTTTCAAATATGTTAAGCTGTATTTATCAACAATGGGATAAGGAGAAGTACTTCCATTACATCGAAGTCTTCTCTTTACCTAAAGAGAAAAATATAGGGAAATTTTCACGTGGAATGTCGATGAAATTATCTATTGCAGTTGCTCTCTCGCACAATACAAAGTTACTAATTTTAGATGAAGCAACAGCTGGTTTAGATCCCAAAGCTCGTAATGAAATGTTGGATGTGTTTTTAGATTTTGTAAAAGATGGGGATCGGTCAATTTTACTATCTTCGCATATTACAAGTGATATTGAAAAAATTGCAGATTATCTCATCTTTATTAAAAACGGAAAGATCATTTTACAGACAAGTAAAAAGGAATTATTGGGTAATTACGCGATTGTCGAGTGCAAGCCAACTGAACTAAAGCAAATAGATTCCCGTGTCATGGTGTTATATAAAAATAATGCCGATATGTTGGAAGTGCTTGTTTCAGATAAACATACATTACCTGCTTCATTTCAAATAAAAGAGAACCCGCTAGATGAGATTACTTTATTTTTGATGAAAGGGGATTGTCATGAAGGGGCTCATTCTTAA
- a CDS encoding ABC-2 transporter permease yields the protein MKGLILNNFYSVKKSVKSSSLLTVVAVVLLFLTNQSAALKLAAFLPFVLIPVHAFEVLKYDAMSGWNKYELVLPVTRERIVESKYLTFILLIILSFLLVFSIAFSIHMLMFPTIHSIFINYLLRGMGLIICIASFIYPLTYKLGIEKSDSIMMGSVVFSLGMFFVIDFMLEMIDVEGFDEKFSSIFFIVSILFLIISYVVSINIYKNKEF from the coding sequence ATGAAGGGGCTCATTCTTAACAATTTTTATTCAGTGAAAAAAAGCGTGAAATCATCCTCCTTATTGACGGTTGTCGCGGTAGTTTTGTTGTTTCTAACTAATCAATCAGCAGCGTTGAAGTTAGCAGCATTTTTACCATTTGTACTTATACCTGTTCATGCGTTTGAAGTATTGAAGTATGACGCTATGTCAGGGTGGAATAAATATGAGCTCGTACTTCCTGTAACAAGAGAAAGAATTGTTGAAAGTAAATATTTGACCTTCATCTTGCTGATTATTTTAAGCTTTTTATTAGTTTTTAGTATTGCCTTTTCCATTCATATGCTTATGTTCCCAACTATTCATTCTATATTTATAAATTATTTGCTACGTGGTATGGGGTTAATCATATGTATTGCTTCTTTCATCTATCCATTAACCTACAAGCTTGGAATTGAAAAGTCTGATTCGATTATGATGGGAAGTGTAGTCTTTTCCTTAGGTATGTTTTTTGTAATAGATTTTATGCTCGAAATGATAGATGTAGAAGGTTTTGATGAAAAGTTTTCCTCTATTTTCTTCATCGTATCGATTCTATTTTTAATTATTTCTTATGTGGTTTCTATAAATATATACAAAAATAAAGAGTTTTAA
- a CDS encoding DUF1430 domain-containing protein, producing the protein MKKLLYLLLSLVFISSNLLGCSFLWNKQLINILYTNNQKVHIDYSKTNTKKDTDFVDHLIKFSKEKNINISQYNFLSEDELNIYSTNIKDDPTIHLKSGKFPEGLTYISNENLETKNAKQSGVFSFPLSNWRVHIYDIQQVKNVGLGNEFYLSGTNNSINNAFIKEFSSYGDISLINEPINSFLLINISLFMIVIFSFIIFFLGMVFFLIFNRKMLFLQELWGYSKRLALASILKLFLRFSILIMFFLLFGWIVFTVLFDQTYFLIEYMKVFAVTNVITASILLFFTLLAVSFIQKYNDNSVNIKGKLPFEKILLISSILKAVTTIILFFVISSSIFNFYHLSKKIDSLDYWNQTQNVYKIQVGPLDEDINTNLEKDRDLNNRLLDFYKEIGANNEAFLMVSENFHIVGYDKGEPIYSFTLNVSEKDNVYSPNGRKITIDKNYLNINPIKSSNGGTILEQVKEDEDTLNILVPEQLRTLENQIIHSYKEWFYFQKVSVDNIYNKELGNPLNKKTIEDLKINIIYTIAGQDYFTFNSATGNSQNKIRDPIAVIYNESVDTSTIGAYATTSLFFLDNSQGNAFESILPSIKNTNVPEINHALSVYNEANNQIIEQQWLLFQQMMGLIITLVLSGILLTVMIWAYYHANISQLNIKYLFGYSSWKRNKSIILTTILSNIVSGLLVYLVYGNSIIIAPMVGFVLIIDLFVLNVLSNNLSKKGIKKG; encoded by the coding sequence ATGAAAAAATTACTGTATCTGCTATTATCTTTAGTTTTCATCTCTTCCAATCTACTTGGTTGCTCTTTTTTGTGGAACAAGCAACTAATCAATATTTTGTACACAAACAACCAAAAAGTACATATTGATTACAGTAAAACAAATACAAAAAAAGATACTGATTTCGTAGACCATCTGATCAAATTTTCAAAAGAAAAAAACATAAACATTTCTCAATACAATTTTTTAAGTGAAGACGAGTTAAATATATATTCGACAAATATAAAAGATGATCCTACTATTCATTTAAAATCGGGGAAGTTTCCGGAGGGCCTGACATATATATCTAATGAAAATTTAGAAACAAAAAATGCTAAACAGTCAGGTGTATTTTCTTTTCCGTTATCTAACTGGCGAGTTCATATTTACGATATCCAGCAAGTTAAAAATGTTGGCCTTGGTAATGAATTTTATTTAAGTGGAACTAATAATTCTATCAACAATGCTTTTATCAAGGAATTCTCTAGTTATGGGGACATATCACTAATAAATGAACCTATAAATAGTTTTCTTTTGATTAATATTTCTTTGTTCATGATTGTTATTTTTTCTTTTATTATTTTTTTCTTAGGGATGGTTTTCTTTCTCATTTTTAATAGAAAAATGTTGTTCTTACAAGAATTATGGGGATATTCAAAAAGGTTAGCATTAGCCTCGATTCTAAAGTTATTTTTACGTTTTTCCATTCTGATAATGTTTTTCTTATTATTTGGATGGATAGTCTTTACTGTATTGTTTGACCAAACGTATTTTCTTATAGAATATATGAAAGTTTTTGCCGTTACTAATGTGATTACTGCAAGCATACTCTTATTTTTTACTTTACTAGCGGTCTCTTTTATCCAAAAATATAACGATAACTCTGTAAACATTAAAGGAAAGTTACCCTTTGAAAAGATTCTATTGATATCTTCTATTTTAAAAGCCGTAACTACTATTATTTTATTTTTTGTTATTAGTTCCTCTATATTTAATTTTTATCATTTAAGCAAAAAGATCGATAGCTTAGATTATTGGAACCAAACCCAAAATGTGTATAAAATTCAAGTAGGACCATTAGATGAAGATATAAATACTAATTTAGAGAAGGATAGAGACTTAAATAACAGATTGTTGGATTTTTATAAAGAAATCGGAGCGAATAATGAAGCATTTCTAATGGTATCTGAAAATTTTCATATAGTTGGTTATGACAAGGGAGAGCCTATCTACAGTTTTACCTTAAATGTTTCTGAAAAAGATAATGTTTATTCTCCTAATGGTAGAAAAATAACTATAGATAAAAACTATTTAAATATTAACCCAATAAAGAGTAGTAATGGGGGTACTATCCTTGAGCAAGTAAAGGAAGATGAAGATACTTTAAATATTTTAGTACCTGAACAGCTTAGAACCTTGGAAAACCAAATTATTCATTCCTATAAGGAATGGTTCTATTTTCAAAAGGTCTCTGTAGATAATATTTATAATAAAGAGCTTGGTAATCCATTAAACAAAAAAACCATAGAAGATTTAAAGATTAATATAATCTATACCATCGCCGGACAGGATTATTTTACTTTTAATAGTGCGACAGGAAATAGTCAAAACAAAATTAGGGACCCCATTGCAGTAATATATAATGAAAGTGTCGATACTTCAACTATAGGAGCATATGCAACTACATCCTTGTTTTTTTTAGATAATTCTCAAGGGAATGCTTTTGAAAGTATTTTACCTTCAATTAAAAACACCAATGTACCTGAAATAAATCATGCATTGTCAGTTTATAATGAAGCAAATAATCAAATTATCGAACAACAGTGGTTGTTATTCCAACAAATGATGGGATTAATTATAACATTAGTGTTGTCAGGAATACTGCTCACTGTAATGATTTGGGCATATTATCATGCTAATATTTCTCAACTAAATATTAAATACTTATTTGGATATTCCTCTTGGAAAAGAAATAAAAGCATAATTCTAACTACAATCCTTTCTAACATTGTATCAGGACTATTAGTGTACCTTGTTTATGGTAATTCTATTATTATTGCTCCAATGGTAGGATTCGTTTTAATAATTGATTTGTTTGTACTAAATGTATTAAGTAATAATCTCAGCAAAAAAGGGATAAAAAAGGGGTAA